The Persephonella atlantica region GTTTGAAGGAGGAAGACACGAAAGAAGAGTAAAGCTTATATCAAAAATTGAAGATGAAAATCTATAGGAGGTCTGTTCATTGTTAGAAAACGTAAAGAAAACTGATCCGGAGATATTTAAATCTTTATCACTGGAATTTAGAAGACAGCAGGAACATCTTGAGATGATAGCATCTGAAAATTACACATCTTACGCTGTTATGGAAGTTCAGGGTTCTGTTCTTACAAACAAGTACGCAGAAGGTCTTCCACATAAAAGATATTACGGTGGATGCGAATATGTTGATATAGCTGAAGATCTTGCAATAGAAAGAGTAAAAAAGATATTTGGGGCAGAGCATGCAAATGTTCAACCCCATTCAGGTTCACAGGCTAACCAGGCTGTATTTTTCTCCCAACTACAGCCAGGAGATACAATAATGGGAATGAGCTTAGCCCACGGTGGACACCTCACCCATGGGGCAAAGGTAAACATATCTGGTATAGTGTTCAACTCTGTCCAGTACGGTGTAAATCCAGAAACAGAGCTTATTGATTACGATGAGGTTTACAGACTGGCAAAAGAGCACAAACCAAAGATGATAATTGCAGGGGCATCTGCATACTCACGGATTATTCACTGGGATAAATTCAAAGAGATAGCTGATGAGGTGGGTGCTCTTCTTATGGTTGATATGGCACACTATGCAGGACTTATAGCAGGCGGAGTGTATCCTTCTCCTGTTCCTTACGCAGACTTTGTAACATCAACAACACACAAAACGTTAAGAGGACCCAGAGGTGGGTTTATTCTGTGCAGAGAAGAGTACGGCAAAGACATTGATAGATGGGTTTTTCCAAGACTTCAGGGAGGCCCCCTCATGCATGTAATAGCAGCAAAAGCTGTTGCATTCAAAGAAGCCATGTCTCCCCAGTTTAAGGAATATGCAGAGCAGACGGTAAAAAATGCAAAAGCTCTTGCAGAAGAACTTAAAGCCGAAGGTTTGAGAATTGTCTCAGGTGGAACAGACTCCCACATAGTACTGGTAGATTTAAGACCACTGGGAGTAAAGGGAAATCAGGCTGAAGAAGCTCTGGGGAAAGCAAACATCACTGTAAATAAAAATGCTATTCCTTTTGACCCTGAAAAACCAATGGTAACTTCAGGGATAAGGCTGGGAACCGCAGCACTCACAACAAGAGGAATGAAGGAAGAAGACATGAGAAGAATAGCCAGAAACATCGTTAAAGTCCTGAAAAATATAGATAACGAAAGAGTCATTCAGGAAGTAAGGGAAGACGTCCTTTCCCTGTGTTCAACTTATCCCCTTTATCCAGAGTGGACCAAAGATTATTTAGGATAAGAGATGAAGCCACTGCCGTTTTACAGAAGAATCAATATATTTACAAAGGCAAGTGATGAGGCAAGAACATTCTCCAGAAGGTTAAAAAACTGGCTTAATAGTTATGCAATAGAGTCTGAAGTTTTTGAAAACCTTGCAGAACTGGAACATGAAGATAACATGAAAAACTCTGACCTTCTTATTGTTGTTGGGGGAGACGGTTCTCTTCTTATAGCAACAAGAAGGGTCGCAAAGTTTAAGCTTCCTGTTCTTGGCATCAATTTAGGAAGATTGGGTTTCCTGACAGAACTGAATGCAGATGAGGCATTTGAAAAGTTAGAAGACATACTATCCAAACCTTTATGTATATCCCGAAGAATGATGCTCCGGGCATCTCTGATAAGAAACGGTAAAAAAATATTAGAAGCTGATGTCCTCAACGATGTTGTTGTAAATAAAGCAATACTTGCAAGAATTGTTGATGTTGCTGTCTATCAGGGGGATACATATATTACAACGTACAACGGGGATGGTATTATAATAGCGACGCCCAACGGCTCTACAGCATACGCTCTTTCTGCAGGTGGCCCCATTGTATATCCAATGATGGAGATATTTTTGGTAGTTCCCATATGTCCCCATACACTAACAGACAGACCTCTCATACTGCCTCCATTTGAGCCCATAACTATAGAACTGGTCGCGGAAGAGAAAGATGCATGGCTTACCCTCGATGGACAAGAAGGAACACAGCTCCAGTATGGAGACAAAATTATTGTGAGACAGTCACCCCATTATGCATACCTTGTTAGAGCACCAAATAAGAACTATTTTGACATATTAAGAGATAAATTAGACTGGAAGTAGAATGTTCAGGATAGGAACAGGCTTTGATATTCACAGATTAGTAGAGGGAAAAAAGTTAGTTATTGGCGGTATAGAAATCCCTTCAAAAAAAGGATTTTTAGCCCATTCAGACGGAGATATATTTTTTCACGCTCTTACAGATGCACTCCTTGGAGCAGTTGGATATGGAGATATAGGACAGCTGTTTCCTGATACTGATAAACGATGGAAAGACAGAGAAAGCCGGATATTTCTGGAAGAAGCAAACAAAATAATAAAACGGCTGGGATACTCTATTGTTAACATTGATGGATACATAGTTATTCAGGAAACAAAAATACTTCCCTACCGGGAAAAAATCATAGAAAACACAGCAAAAATACTTAAAATAGAAAAAGGTCAGATATTCATAAAAGGAAAAAGCTACGAAAAAATTGGAGAAATAGGAAAAGGAGAAGCAGGTTTTGCCCATGTTGTTGTTCTACTAAAAAAGGAGGAAAATAAATGAAAAGTATAGAACTGAAAACAACTGTTCAGCAGGTACTTAGAAAGTATCCGTTTGCTCAGAGATTTTTTAATAGTAAAAAGATGTACTGCAACATATGCTCATGTAAAAAACATGAAACCCTTTTTCAGGCAGCAATTAACTATGGCCACAACCCAGAAGAATTTTTAAAGGAGTTGAGAGAGTTTATAAAAGAAAATGAAAAAACTAAAACAGGCAAAAGCAATAATAAATAGAGTAAGAAATTATGAGAACGCCCTTCTTTCAAGAACAACCGGTCTTTCTGAAACCCTGTCTCAGCTTTTATCAGATTTTCTACCAGAAGGATTAATTGAGGATATAAAACAGATAGATTCTCTTACCCCTCAGAAAAAAAGAGCTCTTCTTAATTACCTGTCAAAAGCAGTGGAACAGATAGAAAGAAATATACCTGAAAAGAAAAAAGAAAAACAATCAATAAAACTAAAGCTACAAGATTTTTGGAGTATAAAAATAAACGATTTGAAGATTCTCAAACCAATTGAAAAGAGAGCATTCAGAAAAATTGGCGTCAAGAGCCTGTATGATGCACTTTTCTTTTTTCCTCACAGATATGAGGACAAAAGGCTAAAAAAGCTGTCCAAGATCAAAAATGGGGAATATGGTCTGTTCAGACTTGAGGTTGTAGAAACAAAAAAGATAAACAGAGGAAAACTGAAGGTTCAGGTTGTACTGAAAGAGGGTAAGGATTTCCTCAACGTATACTTTGTTCACGACAGACCTTATCTGTTCTCATTTTTTAGAAAAGGCAAAGAGGTTATTCTTTACGGTAAAGTTTCTGTTTACGGAAAAGAAAAATCTATGATACAGCCAGAGATTTACAACAGCTTTGATGAAGTAGTACTGGACAGAATAGTTCCTGTTTACTCCCTAAGGGGAGATTCTTCAGTAAAAATCACTTCACAAACAATAAACCATCTAAGAAGAGGAATGTTCAAAATAATAGAAAAATACCTTCCCTACTTTCCAGAATATCTTCCTGAGGAGATAAGGGAAAGATATAAACTGCCCTCTATATCTCAGGCACTGAAAAATGTCCACTTTCCGGAAGACACACATAACATAGAAAAACTGAATGGATTTGAAACAAGGCCACAGATAAGATTGATATTTGATGAGCTGTTTATCTTAGAGCTTGCACAGGCTTACAGAAAAAGTCTGATAAAGTCTAACCCTGCACAACCTGTAAGTGTAAGTGAAAACTTTGTGGAGGAGTTTGAAAACCTTCTCCCATTCAGTCTCACCGGTGACCAGAAAAAAGCTCTTAAAGATATTCTGTCAGACATATCAAAGAGTTCACCAATGAACAGAATGGTTCAGGGTGATGTTGGAAGCGGAAAAACTGTTGTTGCAATAGGTTCAGCCCTTGCAGTGGCTCAGAACAACCTTCAGGTAGCTGTTATGGCACCAACAGAGATACTGGCTAAACAGCATTACCATAACTTCAAAAACATACTTTCTAAAGCAGGGATAGAGGTTTATCTCCTTACAGGAAACACACCTCCTAAAGAAAAAAGGAAACTTTACAAAAAGATGGAAACGGGGGAAGCAAAAATTGTTATCGGAACACATGCCCTTATTCAAGAAGAGGTAAGATTCAAAAATCTTGCTCTCGTTATTGTAGACGAACAGCATAGATTTGGGGTTGAACAGAGAAAGGCACTTATAGAAAAATCTGGAACTGTACCCCATGTTTTAGTAATGACAGCAACACCTATACCAAGAACCCTTTCTATAGCACTTTACGGAGACCTTGACGTTTCAATAATAAAACAGCTTCCTGCAGGAAGAAAACCTGTTGAGACTGTTCTTTACTACGAAGACGAAAGAGAAAACATGCTCAGTAAAATAAAACAAGAGCTGGAAAAGGGAAGACAGGTATTTGTTGTATACCCTCTAATTGAAGAGTCAGAAAAATCAGATATGAAATCTGTTGAAGAGGGTTTCAAACACTGGCAGGAGGCTTTTCCTGATAAAAATGTTGTTCTTCTCCATGGGAAGATGCCCCAGGAAGAAAAGGACTTTATCATGGAACAGTTCAGGGATAAAAAGGCCGACATACTTGTTTCAACAACTGTTATTGAGGTTGGTGTTGATATCCCAAATGCAACAGTTATGGTTATAGAGGATGCCCACAGATTTGGACTG contains the following coding sequences:
- the glyA gene encoding serine hydroxymethyltransferase yields the protein MLENVKKTDPEIFKSLSLEFRRQQEHLEMIASENYTSYAVMEVQGSVLTNKYAEGLPHKRYYGGCEYVDIAEDLAIERVKKIFGAEHANVQPHSGSQANQAVFFSQLQPGDTIMGMSLAHGGHLTHGAKVNISGIVFNSVQYGVNPETELIDYDEVYRLAKEHKPKMIIAGASAYSRIIHWDKFKEIADEVGALLMVDMAHYAGLIAGGVYPSPVPYADFVTSTTHKTLRGPRGGFILCREEYGKDIDRWVFPRLQGGPLMHVIAAKAVAFKEAMSPQFKEYAEQTVKNAKALAEELKAEGLRIVSGGTDSHIVLVDLRPLGVKGNQAEEALGKANITVNKNAIPFDPEKPMVTSGIRLGTAALTTRGMKEEDMRRIARNIVKVLKNIDNERVIQEVREDVLSLCSTYPLYPEWTKDYLG
- a CDS encoding NAD(+)/NADH kinase, producing MKPLPFYRRINIFTKASDEARTFSRRLKNWLNSYAIESEVFENLAELEHEDNMKNSDLLIVVGGDGSLLIATRRVAKFKLPVLGINLGRLGFLTELNADEAFEKLEDILSKPLCISRRMMLRASLIRNGKKILEADVLNDVVVNKAILARIVDVAVYQGDTYITTYNGDGIIIATPNGSTAYALSAGGPIVYPMMEIFLVVPICPHTLTDRPLILPPFEPITIELVAEEKDAWLTLDGQEGTQLQYGDKIIVRQSPHYAYLVRAPNKNYFDILRDKLDWK
- the ispF gene encoding 2-C-methyl-D-erythritol 2,4-cyclodiphosphate synthase — protein: MFRIGTGFDIHRLVEGKKLVIGGIEIPSKKGFLAHSDGDIFFHALTDALLGAVGYGDIGQLFPDTDKRWKDRESRIFLEEANKIIKRLGYSIVNIDGYIVIQETKILPYREKIIENTAKILKIEKGQIFIKGKSYEKIGEIGKGEAGFAHVVVLLKKEENK
- the recG gene encoding ATP-dependent DNA helicase RecG, whose translation is MKKLKQAKAIINRVRNYENALLSRTTGLSETLSQLLSDFLPEGLIEDIKQIDSLTPQKKRALLNYLSKAVEQIERNIPEKKKEKQSIKLKLQDFWSIKINDLKILKPIEKRAFRKIGVKSLYDALFFFPHRYEDKRLKKLSKIKNGEYGLFRLEVVETKKINRGKLKVQVVLKEGKDFLNVYFVHDRPYLFSFFRKGKEVILYGKVSVYGKEKSMIQPEIYNSFDEVVLDRIVPVYSLRGDSSVKITSQTINHLRRGMFKIIEKYLPYFPEYLPEEIRERYKLPSISQALKNVHFPEDTHNIEKLNGFETRPQIRLIFDELFILELAQAYRKSLIKSNPAQPVSVSENFVEEFENLLPFSLTGDQKKALKDILSDISKSSPMNRMVQGDVGSGKTVVAIGSALAVAQNNLQVAVMAPTEILAKQHYHNFKNILSKAGIEVYLLTGNTPPKEKRKLYKKMETGEAKIVIGTHALIQEEVRFKNLALVIVDEQHRFGVEQRKALIEKSGTVPHVLVMTATPIPRTLSIALYGDLDVSIIKQLPAGRKPVETVLYYEDERENMLSKIKQELEKGRQVFVVYPLIEESEKSDMKSVEEGFKHWQEAFPDKNVVLLHGKMPQEEKDFIMEQFRDKKADILVSTTVIEVGVDIPNATVMVIEDAHRFGLSQIHQLRGRVGRGKYGGYCFLIVPSRFKKKEQEPEKEKSRQKTLERLKILVKTSDGFRIAEADLELRGGGDIMGTAQSGKLTFSIADFTRPKDRIILEYTKKEAEKLIKEDPHLEGHPVLKELMMAKYRDRFNLINIA